The following are encoded together in the Salvia hispanica cultivar TCC Black 2014 chromosome 6, UniMelb_Shisp_WGS_1.0, whole genome shotgun sequence genome:
- the LOC125192539 gene encoding probable disease resistance protein At1g58602 isoform X2, whose amino-acid sequence MEEAAVLGMIQHLKSLHIVCPDSQRLTMGLQIKMLKEMLDFMREFKIEERSRLKYLMADLVELAQDVMDSQSRFTLWDLTDDIEMTKIRMINFGADEKNVGDEEEAEEVVVGLEENVKQLLDRAIFKKSYALEIFCIKGMTGIGKTTLARQVYKAGACQFQRHAWVCCSSDTSNKEILMKLIQQMVVGYERDPPLEEMDNRSLLRMLCQHLQDMSYFIVLDNIPKEMGLDYIFEGLPYRGQGSRLLLISRFLITTAGINYTYEMKALDSDKSWKLFLKTINKFTSDEIKLSKELERKGKEMLKKCGGLPIAIIDVARKKAKQRLSGMEWEQLFDSIDLSESLKALEPMYHELENDMKPHFMHFSFFKENAIMRERKLKQIWAANGLDNPIMREIKLDYITVTREFVNSSILKIVKQHYSQMSCHLNPLLHTISIKKAEEKMGFEILRSNGYSRPSQNARHRVIQCGRDRFNHLTNENSKELISLIFHGGGSYLDDTSSSYWESFELLKILDMEDFGVKTISEKIGALTKLRYLGLRNNYIQAIPSSLVDLENLKVFDIALNFMVEVPNIIWQMGNLRHLHISDVIFRKPLKVDALRKLKTLTYISIYDLTYEVAGSERKYKIQTLGIEEVDENSDVGKLFASLAKISKFSNLYLRGFRFRSMPCLDEIGVIKGLEVLKLDGRIGRLPSADDLPQEIEYIALINTCLDEDPMPILEKLTFLSKLKLQNAYTGREMVIHCGGFPRLDALCINELWNLRKIQDENATWKLKKLEINNCPHLETLPEQIRRMAKLLKFKMVTTKHIATKIRNSGLTSKIVEEDIYP is encoded by the exons ATGGAGGAGGCTGCAGTCTTAGGGATGATACAACATCTCAAGAGTTTGCATATTGTATGTCCAGATAGCCAGCGGTTGACTATGGGGCTCCAAATTAAAATGCTGAAAGAGATGTTGGATTTTATGAGAGAGTTCAAAATTGAAGAGAGGAGCAggctaaaatatttaatggctGACTTGGTCGAGTTGGCTCAAGATGTCATGGACTCACAGAGCAGGTTTACGTTATGGGACCTCACAGATGATATAGAGATGACAAAGATACGGATGATAAACTTTGGGGctgatgaaaaaaatgttggagacgaagaagaagcagaggaAGTTGTGGTGGGGTTGGAGGAAAACGTTAAGCAGTTGCTTGACAGAGCGATTTTTAAAAAGTCTTATGCGTTAGAGATTTTTTGTATAAAAGGCATGACTGGTATCGGGAAGACAACTCTGGCCAGACAAGTGTACAAGGCCGGGGCTTGCCAGTTCCAGCGTCATGCCTGGGTATGCTGTTCAAGTGACACGAGTAACAAAGAGATACTTATGAAACTGATACAACAAATGGTGGTAGGATATGAAAGAGATCCTCCATTGGAAGAAATGGACAACCGGAGCCTCCTCCGGATGCTTTGCCAGCACCTGCAAGACATGTCATATTTCATTGTTCTCGACAATATTCCAAAGGAAATGGGATTGGATTACATCTTCGAAGGTCTTCCATATCGAG GCCAGGGAAGCAGGTTGCTGTTAATAAGTCGTTTTCTGATTACAACAGCCGGCATCAATTATACTTATGAGATGAAAGCTTTGGATTCTGATAAGAGCTGGAAATTGtttttgaaaacaattaataaatttacaagTGATGAAATTAAGTTATCGAAGGAGTTGGAGAGGAAGGGCAAAGAGATGCTGAAAAAATGTGGGGGTTTGCCGATAGCTATAATAGATGTTGCAAGGAAGAAAGCAAAACAAAGACTTTCCGGTATGGAATGGGAACAACtttttgattcaattgatttgagTGAATCATTGAAAGCATTGGAACCGATGTATCATGAATTGGAAAATGATATGAAGCCACATTTCAtgcatttttccttttttaaggaaaatgcaataatgaGAGAAAGAAAGTTGAAACAGATTTGGGCTGCAAATGGATTAGATAATCCAATAATGAGAGAAATAAAGTTGGATTATATAACAGTTACAAGGGAATTTGTTAATAGCTCGATTCTTAAAATCGTGAAGCAACACTATAGTCAAATGTCGTGTCACCTCAATCCTCTATTACACACGATATCAATCAAAAAAGCTGAAGAGAAAATGGGCTTTGAGATCTTAAGGAGCAATGGATACAGTAGGCCCTCTCAGAATGCCCGTCATCGTGTTATCCAGTGCGGCAGAGACAGGTTTAATCATCTCACGAATGAAAATAGCAAAGAACTTATTTCTCTCATCTTCCATGGAGGTGGTAGCTACTTGGACGACACTAGCTCGTCTTATTGGGAGAGTTTTGAATTGCTCAAAATACTTGACATGGAAGATTTCGGGGTGAAAACTATATCCGAAAAAATTGGAGCATTGACTAAGTTAAGATACTTGGGATTGAGAAACAATTACATACAAGCGATCCCAAGTTCGTTGGTGGATCTGGAAAACCTTAAGGTTTTTGATATAGCCCTGAACTTTATGGTGGAGGTGCCGAATATTATATGGCAAATGGGCAACCTTCGTCATCTCCACATATCTGATGTGATTTTCCGGAAGCCTTTGAAAGTAGATGCGCTGCGGAAGCTGAAGACCCTAACATACATCTCGATTTATGATTTGACATATGAGGTCGCGGGCTCGGAGAGAAAGTATAAAATTCAAACGTTGGGCATTGAAGAAGTTGATGAAAACTCGGATGTCGGAAAGCTCTTCGCATCTCTAGCtaagatttcaaaatttagtaATCTTTACTTAAGAGGGTTTCGTTTTAGAAGCATGCCGTGTTTGGATGAAATTGGTGTTATAAAAGGACTCGAGGTACTAAAACTAGATGGGCGCATAGGCAGGCTACCAAGTGCAGATGATCTACCTCAAGAGATTGAATACATAGCATTGATAAATACTTGTCTTGATGAAGACCCCATGCCGATATTAGAGAAGCTCACTTTCCTAAGCAAGCTCAAACTGCAAAATGCATACACTGGTCGAGAAATGGTGATCCACTGCGGCGGATTTCCCAGGCTCGATGCACTTTGCATCAATGAATTGTGGAATCTAAGAAAGATACAAGATGAAAATGCAACGTGGAAGCTCAAGAAACTTGAAATCAACAACTGTCCACATCTGGAGACACTCCCGGAACAGATTCGGAGGATGGCTAAACTGCTAAAGTTTAAGATGGTAACAACAAAACACATTGCAACAAAGATCAGAAATTCAGGTTTGACCTCCAAAATTGTTGAGGAGGATATCTATCCATAG
- the LOC125192539 gene encoding probable disease resistance protein At1g58602 isoform X1 yields MAEAAVLEVIQDLESLHVTCVDSSKRSILKRTINELTETLDFWRDLKMEERSKLECFIAELVKLARDVIDVEFEFYSNSIDRTYENLVIQMKTTKMRMKNIGDEEEEEIVVGLEKDVKKLLEKKILKNSKDFEILCLKGMIGIGKTTLARQLYKAGAGQFERHAWVCVSSDMSNEEVVMRLIQQMVLGYKTRRTFEKLNNKDFLRQNLEGLSCFVVLDNLSKKTDLDYILDCLPSRGCTGSRLLLTSRIDLRSANMLLLTSRFQFRTVDVGYTHEMNALDSDKSWKLFMKTIDKVTCDENRFSKEVERKGKDMLKKCWGLPLAIIDVARQKAAQRLSGIEWETLFESIDLSESLKLLEPMYLQLDDKIKPEFVHLSLFKEDAILRDEKLDQIWAVNGLGFPKLTSVFARRSILGLVKRLFSKKRFRLHPLLHMISIRKAEEEMGLEILSSNGNSRPSPNARHRVIHCGRDKFKPFTNEYSNQLISLIFHGGGSYLDDTTSSYWESFESLKILDMEDFGVKNLPETIGTLAELQYLGLRNNYIQEIPHLLAELKKLEVLDISQNFMVEVPDIILEMNSLRDVHMSNVIFRESLKVATLCKLRTLEYISINDWTYKRPSFGRVMYDFETLGFEEVDENSDVGTLFASLAQFPHFSNLFLRGFRYRSMPCLDKIGAIRKLTVLKLDGRISRLPSADSLPERILYIALVNTCLDEDPMPILEKLIFLSRLKLRNAYTGREMVIQHGGFPRLKVLCINELWNLRKIRVDEDAMSIVTELEINSCPHLKTLPERIQRMSELKKFKMVTTKHIATKIRNAGLTSEISEEDIDP; encoded by the exons ATGGCGGAGGCTGCGGTCTTAGAGGTGATACAAGATCTCGAGAGTTTACACGTTACATGTGTCGATAGCAGCAAGCGATCGATTTTAAAGAGAACAATCAATGAGCTTACAGAGACACTGGATTTCTGGAGAGACTTGAAAATGGAAGAGAGGAGCAAGCTAGAATGTTTCATTGCTGAATTGGTCAAGTTGGCTCGCGATGTCATTGACGTGGAATTTGAGTTTTACAGTAACAGTATCGATCGCACATATGAGAACCTCGTAATTCAGATGAAGACGACAAAGATGCGGATGAAAAATATCGgagatgaggaagaagaggaaattGTGGTGGGGTTGGAGAAAGACGTGAAGAAGTtgctggaaaaaaaaatcttaaaaaattcaaaggaCTTTGAGATTTTGTGTTTAAAGGGCATGATTGGTATCGGGAAGACAACTCTCGCCAGACAACTGTACAAGGCCGGGGCTGGTCAGTTCGAGCGTCATGCTTGGGTATGCGTTTCTAGTGACATGAGTAATGAAGAGGTAGTTATGAGACTGATACAGCAAATGGTGTTAGGATATAAAACACGTCGAACATTTGAAAAGTTAAACAACAAAGATTTCCTTCGCCAGAACCTGGAAGGATTGTCATGTTTCGTAGTCTTGGACAATCTGTCGAAAAAAACAGACTTAGATTACATTTTGGATTGTCTTCCATCTCGAG GTTGTACTGGAAGCAGGTTGCTGTTAACAAGTCGCATTGATCTTAGATCAGCCAACATGTTGCTGTTAACAAGTCGCTTCCAGTTTAGAACAGTCGACGTCGGTTATACTCATGAGATGAACGCTTTGGATTCTGACAAGAGCTGGAAATTGTTTATGAAAACAATTGATAAGGTTACATGTGATGAGAACAGATTCTCAAAGGAGGTGGAGAGAAAGGGGAAAGATATGTTGAAAAAATGTTGGGGTTTGCCGCTTGCTATAATAGATGTTGCAAGGCAGAAAGCAGCGCAAAGGCTCTCGGGGATTGAATGGGAAACACTTTTTGAGTCGATTGATTTGAGTGAATCATTGAAGTTACTGGAACCGATGTATCTTCAATTGGATGATAAAATCAAGCCAGAGTTCGTGCATTTGTCCCTTTTTAAGGAAGATGCAATATTGAGAGACGAAAAGTTGGATCAGATTTGGGCTGTAAATGGATTAGGTTTTCCAAAACTTACCTCGGTTTTTGCTCGTAGATCGATTCTTGGACTCGTGAAGCGGCTGTTTAGTAAAAAAAGGTTTCGCCTCCATCCTCTGCTGCACATGATATCAATCAGGAAAGCAGAAGAGGAAATGGGCTTGGAGATCTTAAGCAGCAATGGAAACAGTAGGCCCTCTCCGAATGCCCGTCATCGTGTTATCCATTGTGGCAGAGACAAATTTAAGCCTTTCACAAATGAATATAGCAACCAACTTATTTCTCTCATCTTCCATGGAGGTGGTAGCTACTTGGACGACACTACCTCGTCTTATTGGGAGAGTTTTGAATCGCTCAAAATACTTGACATGGAAGATTTTGGGGTGAAGAATTTACCCGAAACAATCGGCACACTGGCTGAGTTACAGTACTTgggattgagaaataattacaTACAAGAGATCCCACACTTGTTGGCGGAGTTAAAAAAACTTGAGGTTCTTGATATATCTCAGAACTTTATGGTGGAGGTCCCGGATATTATATTGGAAATGAACAGCCTTCGTGATGTCCACATGTCTAATGTGATTTTCCGGGAGTCCTTGAAAGTAGCTACACTGTGCAAACTACGGACCCTCGAATACATCTCGATTAATGACTGGACATATAAGCGCCCGAGCTTCGGGAGAGTAATGTATGACTTCGAAACGTTGGGCTTTGAAGAAGTTGATGAAAACTCGGATGTAGGTACGCTCTTTGCATCACTAGCTCAGTTTCCACATTTTAGTAATCTTTTCTTAAGAGGGTTTCGTTATAGAAGCATGCCATGTTTGGACAAAATTGGTGCTATACGAAAGCTCACGGTACTAAAACTAGACGGGCGTATAAGTAGGCTACCGAGTGCTGATAGTTTACCTGAAAGGATTTTATACATAGCATTGGTAAATACTTGTCTTGATGAAGACCCCATGCCGATATTGGAGAAGCTCATTTTCCTAAGCCGGCTCAAACTGCGAAATGCATACACTGGTCGAGAAATGGTGATCCAACACGGCGGATTTCCTAGGCTCAAAGTGCTTTGCATCAATGAATTGTGGAATCTTAGAAAGATACGAGTTGATGAAGATGCAATGTCGATTGTCACGGAACTAGAAATCAATAGCTGTCCACATCTGAAGACACTCCCGGAACGGATTCAGAGGATGTCTGAACTGAAAAAGTTTAAGATGGTGACAACCAAACACATTGCGACAAAGATCAGAAATGCAGGTTTGACCTCCGAAATTTCGGAGGAGGATATCGATCCATAG